From the Gallaecimonas kandeliae genome, one window contains:
- the dnaJ gene encoding molecular chaperone DnaJ — protein MSKRDYYEVLGVDRGADEKEIKRAYKKLAMKYHPDRNPGDKESEAKFKEVKEAYEVLTDGDKRAAYDRYGHAGVDPNMGAGGFGGGNGADFADIFGDVFGDIFGGGRRGGGARQARGADLRYNMELSLEEAVKGVSKEIKVPTFASCEKCDGSGAKPGTSAKTCHTCQGMGQVQMRQGFFAVQQTCPTCSGSGKVIADPCDACHGQGRVQKTKTLSVKIPAGVDTGDRIRLSGEGEAGQFGAPAGDLYVQVHVKEHPIFVRDGNNLYCEVPISFTVAALGGEIEVPTLDGRVKLKVAEGTQTGRMFRLKGKGVKSVRSGMQGDLMVKTVVETPVNLTAEQRELLEQFEKSLTGDSAKRHKPKAEGFFDGVKRFFDDLSS, from the coding sequence ATGTCGAAGCGTGATTACTACGAGGTGCTGGGGGTAGACCGCGGCGCCGACGAGAAAGAGATCAAGCGGGCTTACAAGAAGCTCGCCATGAAATATCACCCGGACCGCAACCCCGGCGACAAGGAGTCGGAAGCCAAGTTCAAGGAGGTCAAGGAAGCCTACGAGGTCCTGACCGACGGCGACAAGCGCGCAGCCTATGACCGCTACGGCCATGCCGGCGTCGACCCCAACATGGGGGCCGGCGGCTTCGGTGGCGGCAACGGTGCCGACTTCGCCGACATCTTCGGTGACGTCTTCGGTGACATCTTCGGCGGCGGCCGCCGTGGCGGCGGTGCCCGCCAGGCGCGCGGTGCCGATCTCCGTTACAACATGGAGCTGAGCCTGGAAGAGGCGGTCAAAGGGGTCTCCAAGGAGATCAAGGTGCCCACCTTCGCCAGTTGCGAAAAGTGCGACGGCAGCGGCGCCAAACCCGGCACCAGTGCCAAGACCTGCCATACCTGCCAAGGCATGGGCCAGGTGCAGATGCGCCAGGGCTTTTTCGCCGTGCAGCAGACCTGTCCTACCTGTAGCGGCTCCGGCAAGGTGATCGCCGATCCTTGCGACGCCTGCCACGGCCAGGGCCGGGTACAGAAGACCAAGACCCTCTCCGTGAAGATCCCGGCCGGGGTCGACACCGGCGATCGCATTCGTTTGAGTGGCGAAGGGGAAGCGGGGCAGTTCGGTGCCCCGGCGGGGGACCTCTACGTGCAGGTGCACGTCAAGGAACACCCCATCTTCGTGCGCGACGGCAACAACCTCTACTGCGAGGTGCCGATCAGCTTCACCGTCGCCGCCCTCGGCGGCGAGATAGAAGTGCCGACCCTGGACGGCCGGGTCAAGCTCAAGGTGGCCGAAGGTACCCAGACGGGGCGCATGTTCCGTTTGAAGGGCAAGGGCGTCAAATCGGTGCGCTCCGGCATGCAGGGCGACCTGATGGTCAAGACGGTGGTGGAAACCCCGGTCAACCTGACGGCCGAGCAGCGCGAGCTCTTGGAGCAGTTCGAGAAGAGCCTGACCGGCGATTCCGCCAAGCGCCACAAGCCCAAGGCCGAAGGTTTCTTCGACGGGGTCAAGCGCTTCTTCGACGACCTGTCCAGCTGA
- a CDS encoding DoxX family protein: MKTEILKIQADSATGATLNLAGRVLLSLLFVLAGIGKIGAYAATAGWMASMGVPGALLPLVILLEVGGSIALVLGYQTRLLALLLALFTLVSAFIFHSNLSDQTQFLMFYKNVAIAGGFLAMMLLGGGRFSLDAKLNR, translated from the coding sequence ATGAAAACCGAGATCCTGAAAATCCAAGCCGATTCCGCCACCGGCGCCACCCTCAACCTGGCCGGCCGGGTACTGCTGAGCCTGCTCTTCGTGCTGGCCGGCATCGGCAAGATCGGCGCCTACGCCGCCACCGCCGGTTGGATGGCGTCCATGGGCGTGCCCGGCGCCCTGCTGCCGCTGGTGATACTGCTGGAAGTGGGTGGTTCCATCGCCCTGGTGCTGGGCTACCAGACCCGCCTGCTGGCCCTGCTGCTGGCCCTCTTCACCCTGGTCTCCGCCTTCATCTTCCACAGCAACCTTAGCGATCAGACCCAGTTCCTGATGTTCTACAAGAACGTCGCCATCGCCGGTGGTTTCCTGGCCATGATGCTGCTGGGCGGCGGCCGCTTCAGCCTGGACGCCAAGCTCAACCGCTAA
- a CDS encoding GNAT family N-acetyltransferase has translation MTFQLRALRAEDNAALASVIRAVSAEYGLTADKGYGVSDPHLDDLFSYYHDLGGHYWVLEVDGELVGGGGLAPLNGAEAGPGRICELQKMYFLPQARGLGAGRALAEKALARARQDGYKLCYLETTDNLKEALVLYERLGFKRLTAPLGDTGHGDCEICMALTL, from the coding sequence ATGACCTTTCAGTTAAGAGCCCTGCGGGCCGAAGACAACGCCGCCCTGGCATCCGTGATCCGCGCCGTCTCGGCCGAATACGGCCTCACCGCCGACAAGGGCTACGGGGTGTCCGATCCGCACCTGGACGACCTCTTCAGCTATTACCATGATCTCGGCGGCCACTACTGGGTGCTGGAAGTGGACGGCGAACTGGTGGGCGGCGGCGGCCTGGCCCCCCTGAATGGGGCCGAGGCAGGGCCGGGGCGCATCTGCGAGCTGCAGAAGATGTATTTCCTGCCCCAGGCCCGGGGCCTGGGGGCCGGCAGGGCCTTGGCGGAAAAAGCCTTGGCGAGGGCCCGCCAGGACGGCTACAAGCTCTGCTACCTGGAAACAACGGACAACCTCAAAGAAGCCCTGGTCCTCTATGAAAGGCTGGGCTTCAAACGGCTGACCGCCCCCCTGGGGGACACGGGCCACGGCGACTGCGAGATCTGCATGGCCCTGACCCTGTAA
- a CDS encoding M48 family metallopeptidase, with product MKKTLTLVAAALLAACTQSPTGRSQLLLNNEGQVDQMGIQSFDELKKKEKIDTDPKTNRYVQCVAGAITHVLPGEQQGNWEVVVFDSKEVNAFALPGKKIGVYTGLLKVADSPDQLAAVLGHEVGHVLAHHSNERLTQNQLTTGALVLAEVALGVSDTKNRDLYMAAIGLGATVGVLLPYSRKQESEADAIGLKLMAQAGFDPSQAVTLWHNMEKSNSGAPPELLSTHPSAGTRIQRLEKALPSVLPLYRAAPSHPSCKL from the coding sequence ATGAAGAAGACCCTTACCCTGGTGGCCGCCGCCTTGTTGGCCGCCTGCACTCAGAGCCCCACCGGCCGCAGCCAACTGCTGCTCAACAACGAAGGCCAGGTGGACCAGATGGGGATACAGTCCTTCGACGAACTCAAAAAGAAGGAAAAGATCGATACCGATCCCAAGACCAACCGCTACGTGCAGTGCGTGGCCGGGGCCATCACCCATGTGCTGCCAGGCGAGCAGCAGGGGAACTGGGAAGTGGTGGTGTTCGACTCCAAGGAAGTGAACGCCTTCGCCCTGCCGGGCAAGAAGATCGGCGTCTACACCGGCCTTCTGAAGGTGGCCGACAGCCCGGACCAGCTGGCGGCCGTGTTGGGCCACGAAGTGGGCCACGTGCTGGCCCACCATTCCAACGAGCGCCTGACCCAGAACCAGCTCACCACGGGCGCCCTGGTGCTGGCCGAGGTGGCTCTGGGGGTCAGCGACACCAAGAACCGCGACCTCTACATGGCCGCCATCGGCCTGGGGGCCACGGTCGGGGTGCTGCTGCCCTATTCGCGCAAGCAGGAGTCGGAGGCGGACGCCATAGGCCTCAAGCTGATGGCCCAGGCCGGTTTCGACCCCAGCCAGGCGGTCACCCTCTGGCACAACATGGAAAAGAGCAACTCGGGCGCCCCGCCGGAGCTGCTCTCTACCCACCCCAGCGCCGGCACCCGTATCCAGCGCCTGGAAAAAGCGTTGCCCAGCGTGCTGCCCCTCTACCGCGCCGCCCCCAGCCACCCCAGCTGCAAGCTATGA
- a CDS encoding dienelactone hydrolase family protein — MKWFSRLAALAMVILALPSWAKVVEQQLTLPDGLGSAVLYSNDQLKKPGPGVVVIHEWWGLNAYAKGRAKALAKLGYTSIAVDMYGTGKVADHPKDAQAFMEAAMREPDKMNARFDAAMAILKAQPNVDGARIYAIGYCFGGGVVLNQARMGKALAGVASFHGSLGSSIQAEKGKLKAKLLVATGGADPFNPPQVVSAFVKEMMDAGADLDLRVYPGAMHSFTNPGSTALGKQFDMPLAYDEAADKDSWAALLRMLKGR; from the coding sequence ATGAAATGGTTTTCCCGTCTCGCCGCCCTGGCGATGGTGATCCTGGCCCTGCCCTCCTGGGCCAAGGTCGTGGAGCAGCAGCTGACCTTGCCGGACGGCCTCGGCAGCGCCGTCCTCTACAGCAACGACCAGCTGAAAAAGCCCGGTCCAGGGGTGGTGGTGATCCACGAATGGTGGGGGCTCAACGCCTACGCCAAGGGCCGCGCCAAGGCGCTTGCCAAGCTCGGCTACACCAGCATAGCGGTGGACATGTACGGCACCGGCAAGGTAGCCGACCACCCCAAGGACGCCCAGGCCTTCATGGAAGCGGCCATGCGTGAGCCGGACAAGATGAACGCCCGCTTCGACGCGGCCATGGCCATCCTCAAGGCCCAGCCCAATGTGGACGGCGCCCGGATCTACGCCATCGGCTACTGCTTCGGCGGCGGCGTGGTGCTGAACCAGGCCAGGATGGGCAAGGCGCTGGCCGGTGTAGCCAGCTTCCACGGCAGCCTGGGCTCCAGCATCCAGGCCGAGAAAGGCAAGCTCAAGGCCAAGCTGCTGGTGGCCACCGGCGGCGCCGATCCCTTCAACCCGCCGCAGGTGGTGAGCGCCTTCGTCAAGGAGATGATGGACGCCGGCGCCGACCTCGATCTGCGCGTCTACCCCGGCGCCATGCACAGCTTCACCAACCCCGGCTCCACGGCCCTCGGCAAGCAGTTCGACATGCCGCTTGCCTATGACGAGGCGGCGGACAAGGACAGCTGGGCGGCGCTGCTGAGGATGCTCAAGGGCCGGTGA
- a CDS encoding DUF1993 domain-containing protein has protein sequence MPNPSITQIKDLFISRLDVLEHILAVAEAHFPNADALLSERLAPDMFPLAGQIAIACNQPRGFSQWCAGQPIDNLSIEIGSLAEALGHIRDTKARVAAIDVADAKLDEIKRIGLGPGRHCELPGRQYLNDYLVPNLYFHISMAYAILRHLGAPLGKTDFMGYLAPYIREEN, from the coding sequence ATGCCAAACCCAAGCATCACTCAGATAAAAGACCTCTTTATCAGCCGCCTGGACGTGCTGGAGCACATACTGGCGGTGGCCGAGGCACACTTCCCCAATGCCGACGCCCTGCTCAGCGAGCGGCTGGCGCCGGACATGTTCCCCCTGGCGGGGCAGATCGCCATCGCCTGCAACCAGCCGCGGGGCTTTTCCCAATGGTGTGCGGGCCAGCCCATCGACAACCTGTCGATAGAGATAGGGTCGCTCGCCGAGGCACTGGGCCATATCCGGGACACCAAGGCGCGGGTGGCGGCCATAGACGTAGCAGACGCCAAGCTCGACGAGATCAAGCGCATCGGCCTGGGCCCAGGCCGCCACTGCGAGCTGCCGGGCCGGCAATACCTCAACGACTATCTGGTGCCCAACCTCTATTTCCACATCAGCATGGCCTACGCCATCCTCCGCCACCTGGGGGCGCCTTTGGGCAAGACGGATTTCATGGGCTACCTTGCTCCCTATATCAGGGAAGAAAACTAA
- the rhlP gene encoding rhombotarget lipoprotein (RhlP (RHombo-target LipoProtein) is a family of predicted lipoproteins that, in general, co-occurs with a form of rhombosortase, and that has an apparent cleavage site for that enzyme, a GlyGly motif, near the C-terminus.): MPKRRPFLAMAMALVALLSGCAGTQSRTQSSVVDYLYPKGNMTVEQTTSIPTLTIPLKVGIAFVPDQTLGGRLWSGALTEAEKSNLLEKVAANFRKYDFVSDIQVIPSAYLTEGGSFANLDQIRTMYGIDVIALVSHDQVQFTDEGLLSLTYWTLVGAYVVSGEKNDTSTMLDTAVYDIPSRKMLFRAPGTSNIKGSSTPVNLSEELRNDRVKGFNDAAVMMTANLDQQLAQFKARIKADPGKVKVVKRAGYAGGAFGGMGVLLMLLFLAASRSRTRYGA, encoded by the coding sequence ATGCCCAAGCGCAGACCCTTTCTGGCCATGGCGATGGCCCTGGTCGCCCTTCTTTCTGGATGTGCGGGGACACAGAGCAGAACCCAGAGCAGTGTCGTGGATTACCTCTACCCCAAGGGAAACATGACTGTCGAGCAAACCACCTCGATACCGACACTGACCATCCCCCTCAAGGTCGGCATCGCCTTTGTGCCCGATCAAACCCTGGGAGGCCGCCTATGGAGCGGAGCACTGACCGAAGCCGAGAAATCCAACCTGCTTGAGAAGGTGGCCGCCAACTTCCGAAAGTATGACTTTGTCAGCGACATCCAGGTGATCCCTTCCGCCTACCTGACCGAAGGCGGCAGCTTTGCCAACCTCGATCAGATAAGGACCATGTACGGGATAGACGTTATCGCCCTGGTGTCCCATGACCAGGTCCAGTTCACGGATGAGGGCCTCTTGTCCTTGACCTATTGGACACTGGTCGGGGCCTACGTGGTTTCCGGCGAGAAGAATGACACCAGCACCATGCTGGATACGGCGGTCTACGACATTCCGAGCCGCAAGATGCTGTTCCGCGCTCCCGGCACCAGCAACATCAAGGGCAGCTCCACGCCGGTCAACCTGAGCGAAGAACTGCGTAACGACAGGGTCAAAGGCTTCAATGACGCCGCCGTCATGATGACGGCCAACCTCGACCAGCAGCTGGCGCAGTTCAAGGCGCGGATCAAGGCCGATCCCGGCAAGGTCAAGGTCGTCAAACGCGCAGGCTATGCCGGCGGCGCCTTTGGCGGCATGGGGGTTCTATTGATGTTGCTCTTCCTGGCGGCATCGCGCTCCCGCACCCGCTACGGGGCCTAA
- a CDS encoding NADPH-dependent F420 reductase, which produces MKIGIIGAGNIGSTLARKLVKAGHMVRIANSRGPETLVELAQETGARAVSAREAVQGVDVVILSIPFAKLPELKELIAGLPDEVVVADTSNYFPIRDGQIPAIDGGQVESLWVAEQLGHTVIKAWNNVLASVLAGKGQAEGAEGRLALSVAGDDQAAKHIVMSLVEDTGFDAIDGGPLAESWRQQPITRAYCSELQADQLHTALAVANRARAPQLREEMVKEFVALGDKITTEDIVRLHLAASAKG; this is translated from the coding sequence ATGAAGATCGGGATCATAGGCGCAGGGAATATCGGTTCTACTTTGGCACGGAAACTCGTCAAGGCGGGACATATGGTGCGGATTGCCAACTCCAGGGGGCCTGAGACTTTGGTGGAGCTGGCCCAGGAGACGGGGGCCAGGGCGGTGTCGGCGCGGGAGGCGGTGCAGGGGGTGGATGTGGTCATCCTCTCCATCCCCTTTGCCAAGTTGCCGGAGCTGAAAGAGCTTATCGCCGGCTTGCCGGATGAGGTGGTGGTGGCCGATACCTCGAACTACTTTCCGATCCGCGACGGGCAGATCCCCGCCATCGACGGCGGCCAGGTCGAGAGCCTCTGGGTGGCCGAGCAACTCGGGCATACCGTGATCAAGGCCTGGAACAACGTCCTCGCCTCAGTCCTGGCCGGCAAGGGGCAAGCCGAAGGGGCCGAGGGGCGGCTCGCGCTCTCGGTGGCGGGGGACGACCAAGCGGCCAAGCACATTGTCATGTCCCTGGTCGAGGACACCGGTTTCGACGCCATCGACGGCGGCCCTCTCGCCGAGTCCTGGCGCCAGCAACCCATCACCAGGGCCTACTGCTCAGAACTCCAAGCCGACCAGCTGCACACAGCACTGGCGGTAGCCAACCGCGCCCGCGCCCCCCAGCTGCGCGAGGAGATGGTCAAGGAATTCGTGGCGCTGGGCGACAAGATCACGACCGAAGATATAGTCCGCCTCCACCTGGCCGCCAGCGCCAAGGGATAA
- a CDS encoding DUF6500 family protein, whose protein sequence is MREELRNKIIEVCDQKIDKKGLDVGLSFYAFFKNKNDQPEVLMEAARWWIETHELDHFEKASKIKDMLQSGV, encoded by the coding sequence TTGAGAGAAGAACTTAGAAACAAGATCATTGAAGTTTGTGATCAGAAAATCGATAAAAAGGGATTGGATGTGGGGCTATCCTTTTATGCCTTCTTTAAGAACAAGAACGATCAACCTGAAGTGCTTATGGAAGCCGCCCGCTGGTGGATTGAAACTCATGAACTAGACCACTTTGAAAAAGCCAGCAAAATTAAAGATATGCTTCAATCCGGTGTTTAG